In a genomic window of Punica granatum isolate Tunisia-2019 chromosome 6, ASM765513v2, whole genome shotgun sequence:
- the LOC116211558 gene encoding calmodulin-binding receptor-like cytoplasmic kinase 1 isoform X2, whose protein sequence is MRTPPTATNNPNQRPGRGNPTSDLHRSTVPNRKNRSFADYFKLATKKASGLFAIFLLRRKRTPPEGSIAESGSKNDQVTAVSSSTDASTGSNPRSLSKLRPSFSASSTSTAASGPVGSSNFSFEEVLKATENFSSANVTGEGGFGTVYKGKLKNGSPVAVKRARKNIYDQRTSSDFKNEVLTLSQIEHLNLVRLYGYLEHGDERVMVVEYVSNGTLREHLDGVRGNGLEMAERLDIAIDVAHAVTYLHTYTDPPIIHRDIKASNILITEKLRAKVADFGFARSATEGSDATHISTQIKGSTGYVDPEYLRTYQLSPKSDVYSFGVLLVEMMTGRHPIESKRPLHERTTIKWAMQKLKNRESVLAMDWRIRRNPASVTAHEEVLKLARQCLAPTRHSRPPMRKCVEILWGIRKEFKERTSSALLSASHHSANFPNRDAKDHRHTSFGIEEESHKFVSA, encoded by the exons ATGAGGACACCACCAACCGCCACGAACAACCCGAACCAGCGGCCGGGTCGTGGGAATCCCACCTCCGATCTTCACCGTTCGACGGTCCCAAATCGGAAAAATCGATCATTTGCTGATTACTTCAAGCTTGCAACCAAGAAAGCTTCCGGGCTGTTTGCGATCTTTCTGCTTCGGCGGAAGAGGACTCCTCCGGAAGGATCCATAGCTGAATCGGGAAGCAAAAATGATCAAGTCACTGCAGTTTCTT CTTCCACAGATGCTTCGACCGGAAGCAATCCGAGGAGCTTGTCAAAGCTAAGACCTTCCTTTTCCGCAAGCTCGACTTCAACTGCTGCGAGTGGGCCTGTGGGATCATCGAACTTCTCCTTTGAAGAGGTTCTGAAGGCGACCGAGAATTTCTCCTCGGCGAACGTGACCGGGGAAGGTGGGTTTGGAACAGTGTACAAGGGGAAGCTCAAGAATGGTTCTCCTGTTGCCGTCAAGCGTGCCAGAAAG AACATATACGATCAGCGAACTTCATCTGATTTCAAGAACGAAGTGCTTACCTTATCACAGATTGAGCATCTGAATTTGGTGAGACTATATGGGTACCTAGAGCACGGTGATGAAAGAGTTATGGTGGTCGAATATGTCAGTAATGGAACGCTTAGGGAGCACCTCGATG GTGTTCGTGGAAATGGACTCGAGATGGCGGAACGGCTGGACATTGCTATTGATGTGGCTCATGCAGTCACTTACCTTCACACATACACAG ATCCTCCAATCATCCACAGAGATATAAAGGCATCGAACATCTTAATTACTGAGAAGCTGAGGGCTAAAGTGGCCGACTTTGGGTTCGCACGGTCGGCTACAGAAGGCTCTGATGCGACTCATATTTCCACTCAAATAAAAGGGTCAACAGGTTATGTGGATCCGGAGTACCTGAGGACATATCAACTTTCCCCAAAAAGCGATGTTTACTCTTTTGGGGTGCTGCTCGTGGAAATGATGACAGGAAGACACCCTATCGAGTCTAAAAGACCATTGCATGAGAGGACTACCATAAAATGG GCAATGCAAAAGCTAAAGAACAGAGAGTCGGTTCTTGCAATGGACTGGAGGATACGGAGAAATCCTGCATCAGTCACAGCCCACGAAGAGGTCCTGAAACTGGCTCGGCAATGCCTGGCACCTACAAGACATTCGAGACCACCCATGAGAAAATGCGTGGAAATTTTATGGGGAATCCGCAAGGAGTTCAAAGAGAGAACTTCGTCTGCCTTGCTATCGGCTTCTCATCATTCTGCAAATTTTCCAAATAGAGATGCTAAGGACCACCGACATACATCAtttggcattgaagaagaGAGCCATAAGTTTGTCTCTGCTTGA
- the LOC116211558 gene encoding calmodulin-binding receptor-like cytoplasmic kinase 1 isoform X1, with the protein MRTPPTATNNPNQRPGRGNPTSDLHRSTVPNRKNRSFADYFKLATKKASGLFAIFLLRRKRTPPEGSIAESGSKNDQVTAVSSSTDASTGSNPRSLSKLRPSFSASSTSTAASGPVGSSNFSFEEVLKATENFSSANVTGEGGFGTVYKGKLKNGSPVAVKRARKNIYDQRTSSDFKNEVLTLSQIEHLNLVRLYGYLEHGDERVMVVEYVSNGTLREHLDAGVRGNGLEMAERLDIAIDVAHAVTYLHTYTDPPIIHRDIKASNILITEKLRAKVADFGFARSATEGSDATHISTQIKGSTGYVDPEYLRTYQLSPKSDVYSFGVLLVEMMTGRHPIESKRPLHERTTIKWAMQKLKNRESVLAMDWRIRRNPASVTAHEEVLKLARQCLAPTRHSRPPMRKCVEILWGIRKEFKERTSSALLSASHHSANFPNRDAKDHRHTSFGIEEESHKFVSA; encoded by the exons ATGAGGACACCACCAACCGCCACGAACAACCCGAACCAGCGGCCGGGTCGTGGGAATCCCACCTCCGATCTTCACCGTTCGACGGTCCCAAATCGGAAAAATCGATCATTTGCTGATTACTTCAAGCTTGCAACCAAGAAAGCTTCCGGGCTGTTTGCGATCTTTCTGCTTCGGCGGAAGAGGACTCCTCCGGAAGGATCCATAGCTGAATCGGGAAGCAAAAATGATCAAGTCACTGCAGTTTCTT CTTCCACAGATGCTTCGACCGGAAGCAATCCGAGGAGCTTGTCAAAGCTAAGACCTTCCTTTTCCGCAAGCTCGACTTCAACTGCTGCGAGTGGGCCTGTGGGATCATCGAACTTCTCCTTTGAAGAGGTTCTGAAGGCGACCGAGAATTTCTCCTCGGCGAACGTGACCGGGGAAGGTGGGTTTGGAACAGTGTACAAGGGGAAGCTCAAGAATGGTTCTCCTGTTGCCGTCAAGCGTGCCAGAAAG AACATATACGATCAGCGAACTTCATCTGATTTCAAGAACGAAGTGCTTACCTTATCACAGATTGAGCATCTGAATTTGGTGAGACTATATGGGTACCTAGAGCACGGTGATGAAAGAGTTATGGTGGTCGAATATGTCAGTAATGGAACGCTTAGGGAGCACCTCGATG CAGGTGTTCGTGGAAATGGACTCGAGATGGCGGAACGGCTGGACATTGCTATTGATGTGGCTCATGCAGTCACTTACCTTCACACATACACAG ATCCTCCAATCATCCACAGAGATATAAAGGCATCGAACATCTTAATTACTGAGAAGCTGAGGGCTAAAGTGGCCGACTTTGGGTTCGCACGGTCGGCTACAGAAGGCTCTGATGCGACTCATATTTCCACTCAAATAAAAGGGTCAACAGGTTATGTGGATCCGGAGTACCTGAGGACATATCAACTTTCCCCAAAAAGCGATGTTTACTCTTTTGGGGTGCTGCTCGTGGAAATGATGACAGGAAGACACCCTATCGAGTCTAAAAGACCATTGCATGAGAGGACTACCATAAAATGG GCAATGCAAAAGCTAAAGAACAGAGAGTCGGTTCTTGCAATGGACTGGAGGATACGGAGAAATCCTGCATCAGTCACAGCCCACGAAGAGGTCCTGAAACTGGCTCGGCAATGCCTGGCACCTACAAGACATTCGAGACCACCCATGAGAAAATGCGTGGAAATTTTATGGGGAATCCGCAAGGAGTTCAAAGAGAGAACTTCGTCTGCCTTGCTATCGGCTTCTCATCATTCTGCAAATTTTCCAAATAGAGATGCTAAGGACCACCGACATACATCAtttggcattgaagaagaGAGCCATAAGTTTGTCTCTGCTTGA